The genomic stretch CCCAGGGTGGCGTTCGAGGGCGAGGAGGCGGAGACGCTGCGCGGCCTGGTCGCCGCCGGGCTGGGCGTGGCCCTGCTGCCGCCGCCCGCCGCGCCCCGGCCGGGTGTGGCCGAGCTCGACCTCATGGGGCAGCGGGCGGTGCGGGAGATCGGGGTGGCCTGGCTGGACGGCCAACGCGACACGCCGCCGGTGGCGGCGTTCAAGAGCTTCCTGCTCGGACGCAAGGGACGGCTGATGCCGCGCTGAGTGTCCGGGTGCCGGGGTGCCGGGGTGCCGGGGTGCGGGGCGCGGGGGCACCGGGTGTCGGGGTGCGGGGGCGCCGGGTGTCGGGTGTCGGGCTATCCGGCTGCCGAAGCGGCGGCCCGAACCCCCGGGACCGACCTGATCGCCGCCCGGTCTCGGCGGATTTCCGGGTGATCCTTTTATGTATTTCCCGCGCGGCCCCTGGCTGGCCGGTGTTCTTTCATGGAACTCGTTCGACTGATTATCCACCGATACCATCGGTATTCATCTCGCGTCCCACTGGTTGCACCGTGAGAGCGCGCTCGGAGAATCGTGCACGCTTGCGATACGAGAGAGCTGAATCGCGAGAGTTCGCAGGTCGCGGCCGAGGTGGAGAGCGATCCAGGAGGTGGCGGGCGGTTTTTCCGTCCTCCTGAATTGATTATTCCGTGAGAACCCGATGAACGATCATGAAATGTGGGCTATCGTCGCGCGCAAGTCAGAATCCGGAGGCAAACCGATGACTGCTGCAGATGCCGCGCAGACGCTGCCGAGGCCGCGCGCCGACGCGTTCTACAGACTGGCCGTGGGGGCCATCACCAGTGAGGAGGACGCCGAGGCGGCGGCGCGGCGGATCGCCGAGGCGCACGAGAGCGAGCGCGCCGCGTGGGACGCGCGCTGGCGCGGCGTGCAGGCCGAGGCGTCGCAGATGTCCGCCGACCTGCGCCGCCGCGTCGAGATGCTGGGCCACGCCGCCAACGTCGCCAGCCGCGAACTGGCCGCCGGTGCCGCGATGGCCGCCACCGTCGCACACCAGGCCACCCTGCTCGCCCGGCTGCGGTCGGCGGCGCAGCAGTCGCTGGACGGCACCATGGCGGCGGTGGACGTGCTCGCCATGCTCAGCGAGGACGTCCCCGCCCCCGACGTGCAGCCCATGGTGGTCGGGTTCGTCGCCGACTCCCGCTTCCGCAGCGGGAGGTTCGCCAGCGGCTCGGGCGACATCACCGTGGTCTACCCGTTCGTCGGCTACTCGCTGATCGTGCGCGGCCCGGGCACCGGTGCGGACGTCGAGCCGACGTTCCTGGTCGAGGACCGGGCGCTGTGCCGTTCGGCGATCCAGATCGAACGGGGACTCATCATGCAGGGCGCGCTCCAGCCGACCGTCACCCGCTGAGCGCTCCGGCGGCCCCCGTGGGGATCTCCGGCCGGCGGAGTCCGGGCACCCGCCCGGCCCTGCCCAGGCTCGGGACCCTTCCGCCCGGGTGGCCGCGTTCCGGCCGCGCCGGGCGTCGGGTTCCCGTCGCGGTCGGCCCGGGGACGGTGTGTGGCGGGGAGCCGCGCCGTCCCCGGGCGGGTTGCGCGGCGCGCTCGTCGCGGCCGTCGTAGGTCGCCGTGGGCTGCCGCCGGCCCTTGGGGGCGGCCGTGGGCCGTCGTCGTCTTCGTGAACGTTTCCCATGGGCCCGCGCCGTCGCGGGTCCCTTCGTGTCCGGCCCGCCGGGTCATCAGGCGCCCACCGCCGTGCCCGCGGCGGGCGGACGGGCGAGGAGCCCGGATGCATGCTCACCGCAAACCGAGGAGAACGGGGGTGGGAGGGCCGCGGCGCGCCGCCGCTTCCGCCGCCGGAGAGATGTTCCTGGTCGGGATGGACCGTCAGGGCGTGGTGCGGATCAGCCGTGCGGTCGACGAGCGCACGCTCGGCCTGTACCTGAGGGAGATCGCCGACGAGCTGATGGGCGGCCCCGGCCCCGGCCCCGGCCTCGGCCCCGACTCAGGTCCGGGCTCCGGTCCCGGGGAGGGACCGTCGGCCCGGTGATCTCTCGAACGCGCTTTCCTTTCACGATCTCGCGAGGGTGCATATATGCCCCCAACTATGGCGGTGGTGGCCGATCAAGTGCTAAGAAAGGCGGGACGGTGAAAGCGATGTCGCGGATCAGGCGCCGTCGCCGCCCTGTGGACCCGGCGACCCGCCGAGCGGCGCGCCGTCGCACGTGATTCCACGTGATTCCACGTGATTCCACGTGATTCCACGTGATTCCGCTTGGCGCCGCCGAACGCGGCCGGAGCAATCCGCCACGGTCACGGGAAAGGTCGCCGGTACGGACCGCGCCGGGCCATCCGGAGGCAAACCAGGGCCCGGCGCAGCCTTGAGAGGGCGCTTGAGAGCACCCGATCCCACGCAGAGCGTACTGGTTCGTTCCCGGGCTCCGGAGTAATACGGTCGGACGGCCCCCCGATTTCCGATCTTCGGGCGGGAATGGTGGAACGTGTGCTATTCGCCGATGGCAATGGCGGCCCCCGCTCCTGGCCTCCGCCGGCGGAACAGGCCGGCCCGCTGCCGTCATCCGAGGGCCGTCCGCGAGGGCCGGCCCCGCGAACCGCGCCCGGCACGGGGCGCGGAGCGGGGGCGGCCCCCGGAACAGGCGGGTAGGTTGGCAGCAGGGGGCGTCGCTTCTGGCTACGGGAGGTCCGCCCTGCTGGCGTTGTGCGTGGTCTTCGCGCTCTTCGGCGCGGCGAGTAACGCCGCCGGGACCGTGCTCCAGCGCAAGGCGGCGCTGCGGGTACCGGCCGAGGACGCCATGCGCTTCCGGCTGCTGTTGGACATGGTCCACCAGTCGGTGTGGCTGCTGGGCATCGGCGCCGTCGCCGGGGCCGCGCTCTTCCAGGCGCTGGCCCTCGTCACCGGCCCGCTGGCGCTGGCCCAGCCGGTGTTCGTCCTGGAGCTGCCGTTCGCGCTGCTGATCGCGATCCCGCTGCTGCACCGCACCCTGCCGGGCAGGGGCTGGGTGGCCGTCGGCGCGATGGTGGTCGGGCTGGCGGTGGCGCTCGCCTGCGCGGCACCCGGCGGCGGCAGCGTGCAGGCGCCGCTGGACCGGTGGATTCCCGCCATCGTGGTCGTCGGCGGCCTGGTCGTGGTCATGGTCGCGCTGTCCCGGCGGCGGCGGAACGGCGCCGTGCGCGCGGCGCTGCTGGGGGTGGGTGCCGCCGCCTCCAACGCGCTCACCGCCGCGATGATGAAGTCGGCCGCCGACACGTTCTCCGACCACGGCTTCGGCGCCTTCATCACCTCCTGGCAGACCTACGGCTTCGCGGTGTTCGGGATCACGGCCGTCTTCCTGCTGGAGAACTCGCTCCAGGCCGGCACCATCGCCGCCTCGCAGCCGGCCCTGACCCTCGGGGACGCCACGATCAGCCTGGCGCTCGGCCTCACCGTCTACGGCGAGACCGTCCGTACCGGCTGGTGGCTGCTGCCCCAGCTGATCGGCGTCGCCCTCGTGGTCGCCGGCACGTTTTACCTCTCCAAGGCCGTCACGCTGACCCGGGAGCTGACGGCGAACCGCCGCTGACGGTGCCGGTCAGGTGGGCCCGGACGCTCCCGGACGATGTGGTGGGTCGGTGGGTCGGTGGCTCGGCGGTCCGCCCCACGCCGTACCGGCCCGGCCTCCCGCGCGTGGTCGAAAATTTCGCCGGGCACGCGTAGGCCGGCTTGCCGGAACGGCCCCCCGCGCATCCTCGGGGCGGCGCCGTCCGTTCCGATGCCCTTCACCACCCCGCGCTCACGGGGTGGTGAAAAGCCGAACTCACGTGCGGAAACGCCGATCCTGCCTGGTGCGGGGCCCTGCCGGGGCGGCCGACCGGGAATTTCGGTGCCCTTTCGGAAACCTCCGTTGACCGGGGGCGCCCGGCAGGGCCACACTCGTCACCGCTCCCGTCCCCCGGCCCCGGAAGCACTCCGCAGCCACGCCCCGGCCACCTGTGCAAGCGCCCCCAGATCTGCCTGCGGCGCCCCGCCGCCCGCCGTGGACCCGTACGCCGTCGGCCGGCCGGACCGACCCGGAGGAGAGGAACGACATGACCGGCGCATCCCCCCGCACCCGCGGCGCGGCTCCACCATGGCGCCACTCGCGCGCCCATCGGCTCCTGGCGGCCGCCGCGGCCGGCCTGCTGGCGGCGACGGTGCTCATCCTCCTGTCCGCGACGGCCCACGCCGCCGGTCCGTCCGGCCCCCGGCTCCCGTCCGGCAGCCTCCGCTCCGGCGCTCCGCCGGCCCGCTGACGTCCCCGCGCCACCACGGCACCCGCGGCACCGGCCCGGCCCGCGCCCCAGCCGCGGGACGGACGGCTCGCGGCGGCGCGCCGTCGGCGACGCGGGGCCCCCTGTACCTCCTCCGGCGCTGTGACGTGCGATGCTGGGCCCATCGACGCCGCCGTAGGGAGCGCGCACGTTCGGATGACACGCACACGCAGGGCACTGGCCGACCTCTGGGACCGCTACGCGGCGTCCGACCCCGGGCTCCTGAGGCTCATGGCCGGGCTGCGCACGGTCGGCTCCATCGGTCTGGCGCTGGTCGCGCTGTCCCTGCTCGGCAGCGCCATCCCCCAGATGGTCGCCGGGGCGATAGTGGCGATGGTCTCCACCTTCGCCATCCGCGAGAAGCGGCGCGGCCGCCAGGCCGTGACCCTCGCACTGGGCCTGCCCACCGCCCTCGCGTCGGTCTCGCTGGGGGCCGTACTCAACCAGTACGTCGTCATCGGCGACATCTTCTTCGTCCTGCTGATCTTCGGCGCCGCGTACGTGCGCCGGTTCGGTGAGCGCTGGACGGCACTGGGCCTGATCGGGTTCCAGGTCTACTTCGTCTCGCTGTTCGTCCACGCCACGCCCTCCGCCCTGCCCCGGCTCTGGCTGACGCTGGCCATCGCCTTCGCCTGCAGCGCGCTGGCCCGTTTCGCCTTCGTGACCGAGACCCCCGAGCGGACCCTGCGCCGGCTGCGGCAGGCGTTCCGGGCCCGCACCGCGCAGCTCGTCGACACCCAGCGCGAGGTGCTGACCGCCGACGCCGAGGACCTCGAAGACGTCGTGGCCCACCTGCGCAAGGCCACCGCGCGGCTGCACGAGACGGCCCTGATGATCCAGGACCGGCTGGAGGACGGCACCCGCGACGAGGCCACCGCCAACCTCGTCCAGCGCCGCGTCGTCGACGCCGAGATCGCCGCCGAGCGGCTGGGCATCCTGCTGCTCAACACCCGCAGCACCGGCCGCACCGACACCCTCACCCTGCACCTGCCCGGCGCCACACTGTCCGCTGCCGCCCTGCCGCTCTCCCAGGAGGACGAGGCGGTGGCCAGGCTCGGCCGCGAGATGGCCGCGCTCCACCTGCTCGTCACCCGGCTCTCCGAGAACCGGTCCGGCACCGCCGTCACCATGCTGCGCAACCGGCTGCTCGCCTACCGGGACGAGAAGAACGTGCCGCAGGCCACCCCGGCCGTCCAGGACGCCTTCCGCGGGGTCGGCGAGGCCGCCCGCGCCGTCCTCGGCCTGCGGCTGGCCCTTGAGGGCACCGGCGTGGCCGACGCCGAGCCCGACAGCGACGACGCGCCCGAGACGACCCGCTCCCGCGAGGAGTTCGAGGCCGAGGACCTGGCCCTCGCCGACCAGGACGCCCCCGTCGCCGCCCGCACCGGCCTGGACCGCCGGACCACCCGCGCGGCCTTCCAGGTCGCCACCGGCTCCGCGCTGGCCGTGGTCGGCGGCGAGTTCCTGTCCTCGCAGCGCTGGTACTGGGCAGTCCTGACCTGCTGGGTCGTCTTCCTCAACACCACCTCCACGGCCGAGATCCTGGTCAAGGGCTACCGGCGGCTGATCGGCACGATCGCCGGCGTGGTCGCGGGCGTGCTGCTCGCCGGCGCGGTCGGCCACCACACCTGGACGGCCTTCTCGCTGGTCCTCGTGCTGATCTTCGCGATGTTCTTCACGGCGCCGCTGTCGTACGCCCTGATGTCGTTCTTCGTCACCGCGATGCTGGGCCTGCTCTACACGCTCCTGCACACCTACAGCCTCGCGGTGCTGGTGCTGCGGATCGAGGAGACCGCGCTCGGCGCAGCCTGCGGGTTCATCGCCGCCGTGCTGGTCCTGCCGGTGCACACCGACGAGCACACCGACGAGCAGCTGATCACCGTCCTGGGCAGGCTGCGGGACGTGTCCACCGCCGCCGTCGACCAGCTCAGCGGCGGCCCCGCCACCGACCTGGTGGACATGGCCCGCGACCTGGACTCCGCACTCGACGCGCTGCGCCGCTCCACCGCCCCGCTGGTCTACCCGATCACGCCGCTGCGGGTGCGCCGCCAGACCGCCCGCTACCTCGTCGCCCTCCTGGAGACCTGCGCGTACCACGCCCGCTCCCTGGCGGCGACCTCCGAACTCGTCCCGCACAGCAACAGCGTCGCCGCCGACCCCAGGCTGGCCGCCACCGGGCCGCGGCTGGCGCACAACATCGACGCGCTCATCGCCCACCTCCGGGGCGAGGACGCCGGGCAGCGGGTGCGGACCGGTCCCAGCATCGCCTCGATGTTCGAGGGCTCCGGAGCGCCGCCCGGACTCCGCTCGGGCACGGTCACCTACCGGGTGCTGCGCCACCTCCAACGGCTCGACGAGAGCGTCGCCGCCCTGGCCCGTCCGCTGAAGGTCCCCACCGACCGCGACTCCGCCGCCCCCGGCGGCGCCCCCCGCCCGGCTCCGTCCCGTCCCTGAGGGCCCGCGTGCCTGAGGGCCGCGTGCCTGAGGGCGCCGCCTCTGACGGCGCCGTGGGCCCTTGAGGGTTCCGCCGCGTCCGGCGCCTCCACCGCGGGCCCGGCGGACGCGGGCGGACCGAAAACCCGCAGCGGCCCTAGTGACAGCCGGGGCCGGTGTTGCTTCAATGCCGAAAGCGCTTACTGCTCCGCCCCGCCCGTCCACCCCCGGGAGCGTCCGCCGTGCAGCTTTCCCGCCGTGCTCTACTGGCCACCGTCCCCGGCGCCGCGCTGCTGGCCGCAGCCGGGCCCCTGCGCGCGTGGGCGGACGGGACGGGAGGCGCGCCGGGCGCGGCCGGAGCGGCCGGGGGAGCGGCGGACCGGGCCACCGTCCTGGCCAACACCGTGGCCGTCTTCGCCGGGACGGCCGAGTCCAACGCCCGTGCCGACATCGCCGGCAAGCTCACCGCGATGGCGGCCACCGCCCGGACCCGGCTGGCCGCGATGGACGCCGCCGGCAGCGGCGAGCTCTTCTCCGGCCTGCCGCTGGGCACGGACGACGCGCACCTCACCTCGTCCTACCAGTACCTCTACGAGATCGTCCTGGCCACCCGCGCCCCCGGCGCCGCCGCCCCCGACCTGTCGGGGAACACGGGCGTGCAGCAGCGCGTGGCCGACGGCCTGGCGGCGCTGTACGACGGGTACTTCGGCGACCAGGCGGCCGGCTACTACGGCAACTGGTTCAACTGGGAGATCGGCATGCCCCAGTACGCCACCAAGGCGCTCATCCTGCTCAAGGACACGGCAGCCGTCCAACGCCCCGGCCTCGCCGCCGACTACGTCGCCGCGATGGACGGCTACCTGCGCAACGGCAAGGACGGGGACGTCGACCTCGACTCCCGTTTCCACACCGGAGCCAACCTCGCCGACATCACCACCGACCGCATCCTGCAGGGCGCGCTCCTCGACGACGACGCCCGCATCACCAAGGCCGTCTCCGACCAGTCGACGGTGCTCGCCGCCATCGACCCCTACGCCCTCCGGCACGGCGTCACCGACGGCTTCTACGCCGACGGCTCCTTCGTCCAGCACGGCTCCGTCGCCTACACCGGCTCCTACGGCACCGGCCTGCTCACACGGGTGGTGCAGACCGTCAAGCTGCTCGACGGCACCGGCTATCCGGCCGGCGCGGACCTGGCCGGCGCCGCGCGCGGCTGGGTGGCCGGCAGCTTCGCCCCGCTGCTCTTCGAGGGCTGGATGATGGAGGCGGTGAAGGGCCGCGCGGTCTCCCGCACCACCACCGGCTACGCCGACGCCGCCACCGTGGTCGAGTCGGCGGTGGACCTCGCCGAGTACTACACCGGCGACGAGGCGAGGGCACTGGCCGGCTTCGCCAAGTACGTGCACACGGTGTCCCGTTCGGCGCCCTCCCCGACCTCCTTCACCTCGCCGGTCAGCGCCGCCCGCTTCGCCGACATCCTCGCCGACGCCTCCGTGCCCGCCGCCGACCTCAACGCCCCCGCCCAGCACAGCGCGTTCAACGCCATGGACCGCACCGTCCATCGCCGCCCCGGCTGGACCTTCACCCTCGCCCGCAGCTCCACCCGGATCAGCGGCTACGAGTACATGAGCGGCGAGAACCTCACGCCCTGGTTCCAGGGGGCCGGCGCGCACTACCTCTACCTGTCCGGGCAGGACCAGACCCAGGCGTTCGGCGTCGACCACTTCACCGCCGTCTCCCCGTACGCGCTCGGCGGGACCACCGCACCCGTCGAGGAACGCGAGACCGTGCCCGAGCTGTACGGCACCGCCTGGTACGACAACCCCGCCGCCGGGTTCACCTCCTCCTCGGACGCGCAGAACGCCTACGTCTACTTCCCGCTGTCCACCGGCGCCCACTCCGGCGGCGCCCGGCTGGGCACCTACGGCACCGCAGCGCTGGTCCTCTCCGACGACGCCGCCTGGGCCGCCGAGCAGGCCGGGCTGCTGCCCGCCGACTTCACCGCCTACCGCAACGCCCAGGCCGTGAAGTCCTGGTACATGTTCGACGACGAGATCGCCGTCCTGGCGGCGGGCGTCGGCGACGCGGCCGGCCGGGCCGTCACCACCACCTTCGACACCCGGATCGCGGCGGCCGCCGACCCGGTCGCCCTGACCGGGCGGCTGCGCGACGGCAGCCCGCTGGCCGGCCCCGGCACCGCGCCACTGGCCTGGCTGCACTACGCCGACCCGGCGCAGGGGGTCGCCGTCGGGTACGTCCTGCTCGACTCGCCCGGCGCCGACCCGCGCGCCCGCCACCGCGTCACGCTGGAGACGGTGACCCGCAGCCGCCGGCTGGTCCGCACCTCCAACCCGGACACCGCCGTCACCAAGCAGGTGTTCTCCCTCGGCCACGACCAGCCGGCCGGCGCCGCGCACACCGCGCTGGCCTACGCGATCCTCCCGCAGGCCGCGCCGGACGCCCCGGCCGCGCACCACCGCGACCGGCCCCTGACGGTGCTGGCCAACTCCCCTTCGGCGCAGGCGCTGCGGCACGAGCGGCTCGGCATCACCGCCGTCAACACGTTCACGCCCGGCATCCACCGGGTCGGCCCGCTGGAGGTCGACGGCCCCGCGTGCGTGCTGCTGCGCGAGCACCGCGACGGCACGCTGGAGGTGGCCGTCAGCGACCCCACCACCGGGCGCGACACCGTGGGCCTGAGCGTGCACGGCCGGCCGCGCCGGGCGGGCGCCGCCGACGCCGGGATGACCGTCACCCCCGTCCCCGGCGGCACCCGCGTCCAGGCGGCCACCCGCCACACCTACGGCGCCACCCTCACGGCCACCCTGCGCTGACGGGCACCGCGCGGCCGAAGGCGGCATGCGCCGACAGGTACCGCGCGCCGAATGCGGCATGTACGGAAGGCCGTTGGCATGCGGGGTGGCCAGATCACCGCTCCGCCGATTCGTGCCGTCGCGCCAGGTCCTCGGCTCCCACCGTCGACCTGTCGAACTGATGGTTTGTCATCTCCCGTGGTCGTGACCGGGTGATGGCCGCCCCTGGTCCTCCGCCGGCTCCGGTCGTCCGCAAAGGGTCCTGACAGCAAACTCCTTGACGGGGTTCGCCGTTCCGGACAAGACTGCCTACGCGCTTTTGACAACGATGTCAAGCAAGTTATTTGACATCATGCTCCGTACGAAGGGTCAGGGAACCGTGACACGGACTCAACCGCAGGCCGGCGAGCCGCTCCGCCGCGCCCGCAACCACAGCCGGACACGCGGCAGATGGGCCAGAATCGGCGTGGTCGCCGCCGTTCTCGCGGCCTGCGCCGGCACCGCCCCGGTCGCCGCGCAGGCCGCCGGCTCCGGGCGCTCCGGGCTGGTGGCCGATCCGACCGGCTACGTCAACCCGTTCATCGGCACCCAGAAGGGCACCGACTGGGAGAACACCTTCCCCGGGGTCACCGCGCCCTTCGGGATGATGCAGTTCAGCCCGGACACCGCCAGCGGCCCCACCGGGTACGACTACGCCTCCGACCAGATCCGCGGCTTCAGCTTGGACCACTTCTCGGGCGGCTGCTCCTCCTTCGGCGACATCCCGCTGCTCCCCGTCACCGGTGACGTCGGCGCCAACCCGGCCGCGCGGACCGAGCACTTCTCGCACGCCGACGAGCAGGCGTCCCCCGGCTCCTACGACGTGAAGCTGGCGGACTCCGGCGTCCAGGTGCGGCTCGGCGCCACCACCCGCACCGGCATCGCCGACTTCCGCTACCCGGCCGGCAGCCAGGCCCAGGTGCTGGTGAAGTCGGGGACCAGCCTCGGCGGCGACCTCTCCTCGCACGTCCAGTTGGTCAACGACCACGAGCTGGTCGGCACCTCCACCCCGCACGGGCTGTGCAACAACAGCCAGTACACGATGTACTTCGACATCGTCTTCAACCGGCCGTTCACCGCCCACGGCACCTGGCAGGGCGGCACCGTGACGCCCGGCGCGTCGAGCGCCGACGGCTCCGGCTCCGGCGCCTACCTCACCTTCGACACCGCCAAGAGCACCGAGGTCACCGCCAAGGTCGGCATGTCGTACGTGAGCACCGAGGGCGCCGCCGCCAACCGCGCCGCCGAGATCCCCGGGTGGGACGTCGCCAAGGTGCAGGACCGGACCCGCGACGACTGGCGCGACGTGCTGCGCAAGGTCGACGTGGGCGGCGCCTCGAAGGACGAGCTGACGACCTTCTACACCTCGCTCTACCGGAGCTTCCAGTCGCCCAGCGTCTTCAACGACGTGGACGGCCGCTACATCGGCTTCGACAACGCGATCCACACCGTGGCGCGCGGCCACACCCAGTACGCGACCTTCTCCGACTGGGACATCTACCGCTCGCTCGCCCCGCTGCAGACCATGCTCTACCCCGACCGGGCCGGCGACATGGCCAACTCGCTGCTGCGCGACGCCCAGCAGCAGGGCGGCTGGTGGCCCAAGTGGCCCTCGCAGAACATGACCGGAAACGTCATGAACGGTGACAACGGCGTCCCCCTGTTCGCCCAGTACGTCGCCTACGGCGCCCGCGGCGTGGACGTCCGCGACGCCCTGCCGATCATGGAGAAGGCCGCCAACCACTCGGAGAAGGTCGGTTGGGGCTGGGTGGAACGCCCCGGCGTGGAGGACTACGTCAAGCTCGGCTACGCGCCCAACGACGCGGTCTCCCAGGGCGACCACGGCCTCCAGGGCGCGTCCGAGACGCTGGAGTGGGCCACCGACGACTTCACCATCTCCCAACTGGCCGCGTCCGTCGGCGACTCGGCGACTGCCGCCACCTACGCCAAGCGCGGCAACAACTGGCAGAACATCTACGACCCGGCCACCGGCTACCTGCGCCCGCGCGACGACAACGGCGCGTTCCCGGCCGGCCCCGGCTTCCAGACCCCGCCGGCGGGCGCGTTCGGCCAGGACGGCTACGACGAGGGCAACGCCGCCCAGTACAACTTCTCCGTCCAGCAGGACATCGCCGGACTGGTCACGGCGATGGGCGGCGCCCAGCAGGTGGTGCCGCGGCTGGACAGCTTCTTCTCCCAGCTCAACGCGGGCGGCAACGACCCCTACGACTGGGCCGGCAACGAGATCGACACCACCGCCCCGTGGATGTACGACTACGTCGGCCAGCCGTGGAAGACGCAGGAGGTGACGCGCCGGTTCGAGACGGAGCTGTTCACCACCGCGCCCGACGGACTGCCCGGCAACGACGACAACGGCGCCCTGTCGTCGGAGTACGTCTGGGCGGCGCTCGGCATGATCCCCGCCACCCCCGGCACCCCGACGCTCGCGCTGAACAGCCCGCTGGTGAAGAAGGCGGTGATCAGCCTCGGTACCGGCCACAAGCTGACCATCGACGCGCCCAAGGCGGCCGACAACGCCCCCTACGTCACCGGGATGACCCTCAACGGCCGCTCCTACCAGGCCCTTTCGCTGCCCGCCGACACCGCCACCCGCGGCGGCGCGCTCCACGTCGACCTCTCCACCCGGCCCGACACCCACCGCTCCACCGCGGCGCAGGACGCGCCGCCGTCCTACCGCACCGGAGAGGTGCCGGCGGTCGGCTACCTCACCCCGACCGGCAACCAGGTCACCCAGCCCGGCAGCAGCGTGGCCGCCACCGTCGGCGTCTCCACGCTGGCCGGACACGCCGGCAAGGTGCGCTGGACGGCCACCACCGACAACCCCGGTGTGACGGTCACCCCGTCCTCCGGCACCCTCGACCTGAGCCGCGCCGACCGGGCCACCGCGCCGGTCACCGTGAAGGTCGCCGGCAGCACCCCGTCCGGCTACCACCCGGTGCAGATCTCCTTCACCACCGCCAGTGGCCAGAAACTGCCCGGCGGCGCCACCGTGCTGACCGTGCCCGCCGCCGACGCCACCGCCACCTCCTGCGACACCCTCGGTGCCACCGACACCGAGTGCGGGCTGCGGCTGCGCGACAACGGCGACGGCCACACCGTCCCCGTCACCCTCGGCGGGCGCTCCGGCCGCTCCACCACCGACGGCTCGCCGTACGAGTACTTCGACATCGACAACACCACCGTCCCCGGCGGCGACTACCACGCCACCGTGACGATCGACTACTACGACCACGGCACCGGCAGCTGGACCCTCCAGTACGACGCGGTGGGCAACGCCTACAAGAACAGCGCGCCGGTCCAGAAGACCGGTACGGACACCTGGAAGACCGCCACCTTCACGGTGGACGACGCCGCCTTCCACAACGGCGAGAACGCGGGCACCGACTTCCGCGTCGCCAACGGCGGTGACACCGGCACCCTCGGACGCGTCCGGGTCGCCGTCTCCGGTGGCAACGTGCTCGCCCTCCACCTCTGCCCGGACGAGAGTTGATATAGCGTCAGGCTGACGATACGTCACATCCGTGCATTCCGGCGCCCGCCGGCCGACCCCGTCACGGGTCGGCCGGCGGGCCCGTCCGTCTCGGGCGTCAGGGGGTGGGGCGGCGCTCTCCGTGGCAGCCGAGCAGGGCCCGCTCCTCCTCGTCGCTCGCGCCGGACCGGAGCGGCGGCTCGCCGCGCTCGCGGTCCCAGGCCAGCACGTCGGCGACGGTCGCCTCCAGCGGAGTCGACGGCATCCCCGCCGCCCGGGCCCGCGCTGCGCTGCGCTGCTGCCCGGCCCAGTACGGCCGCACCAGCGGGAAGGACCGCGACACCGCGTCCACCGGCACCGGCACCAGCTCCACCTGCGTGCCCGCCACCCGCGCGCAGGTCTCCACCAGGCCGCCCAGTGTCACCGGCCGCTCCGGGCCCACCGCGTGGAACGCGCCCGCCCGGCCGTCCTCGACCAGCCGCACCACCAGCCGCGCCAGGTCCCGGGAGTCCACCACCTG from Actinacidiphila yeochonensis CN732 encodes the following:
- a CDS encoding GH92 family glycosyl hydrolase; translated protein: MTRTQPQAGEPLRRARNHSRTRGRWARIGVVAAVLAACAGTAPVAAQAAGSGRSGLVADPTGYVNPFIGTQKGTDWENTFPGVTAPFGMMQFSPDTASGPTGYDYASDQIRGFSLDHFSGGCSSFGDIPLLPVTGDVGANPAARTEHFSHADEQASPGSYDVKLADSGVQVRLGATTRTGIADFRYPAGSQAQVLVKSGTSLGGDLSSHVQLVNDHELVGTSTPHGLCNNSQYTMYFDIVFNRPFTAHGTWQGGTVTPGASSADGSGSGAYLTFDTAKSTEVTAKVGMSYVSTEGAAANRAAEIPGWDVAKVQDRTRDDWRDVLRKVDVGGASKDELTTFYTSLYRSFQSPSVFNDVDGRYIGFDNAIHTVARGHTQYATFSDWDIYRSLAPLQTMLYPDRAGDMANSLLRDAQQQGGWWPKWPSQNMTGNVMNGDNGVPLFAQYVAYGARGVDVRDALPIMEKAANHSEKVGWGWVERPGVEDYVKLGYAPNDAVSQGDHGLQGASETLEWATDDFTISQLAASVGDSATAATYAKRGNNWQNIYDPATGYLRPRDDNGAFPAGPGFQTPPAGAFGQDGYDEGNAAQYNFSVQQDIAGLVTAMGGAQQVVPRLDSFFSQLNAGGNDPYDWAGNEIDTTAPWMYDYVGQPWKTQEVTRRFETELFTTAPDGLPGNDDNGALSSEYVWAALGMIPATPGTPTLALNSPLVKKAVISLGTGHKLTIDAPKAADNAPYVTGMTLNGRSYQALSLPADTATRGGALHVDLSTRPDTHRSTAAQDAPPSYRTGEVPAVGYLTPTGNQVTQPGSSVAATVGVSTLAGHAGKVRWTATTDNPGVTVTPSSGTLDLSRADRATAPVTVKVAGSTPSGYHPVQISFTTASGQKLPGGATVLTVPAADATATSCDTLGATDTECGLRLRDNGDGHTVPVTLGGRSGRSTTDGSPYEYFDIDNTTVPGGDYHATVTIDYYDHGTGSWTLQYDAVGNAYKNSAPVQKTGTDTWKTATFTVDDAAFHNGENAGTDFRVANGGDTGTLGRVRVAVSGGNVLALHLCPDES